From Haloarcula hispanica ATCC 33960, the proteins below share one genomic window:
- a CDS encoding phosphate-starvation-inducible PsiE family protein, with the protein MDDEESDPVGGPLPAAESFDDRVLGVSESLIRYVEVVAALVLVLLFAIGVFDLTLQIFQSALRGDITDPLVVVGFIDTALLLFIIVEVYQTVVAYTQESETRRIVRLVIYTGVIAMVRKAIIFRTGEYSSEQAALTAAAAYTLIILGLAALLLVERRTRGTLPESG; encoded by the coding sequence ATGGATGACGAGGAGTCCGACCCCGTGGGCGGGCCACTGCCGGCAGCGGAGTCGTTCGACGACAGGGTGCTTGGGGTCAGCGAGTCGCTCATCCGATACGTCGAGGTCGTCGCAGCGCTGGTGCTGGTCCTGCTCTTTGCCATCGGCGTCTTCGACCTGACCCTCCAGATATTCCAAAGCGCGCTCCGCGGCGACATCACCGATCCGCTGGTCGTCGTCGGCTTCATCGACACGGCCCTGCTCCTCTTTATTATCGTCGAGGTGTACCAGACCGTCGTTGCGTACACGCAGGAAAGCGAGACGCGCCGCATCGTCCGTCTGGTGATCTACACGGGTGTCATCGCGATGGTCCGGAAGGCTATCATCTTCCGCACCGGTGAGTACAGCTCCGAACAGGCCGCGCTCACCGCCGCAGCGGCGTACACGCTCATCATTCTGGGGCTCGCCGCGCTGTTGCTCGTCGAGCGGCGGACCCGGGGGACGCTGCCTGAATCAGGGTGA